A single window of Nicotiana sylvestris chromosome 3, ASM39365v2, whole genome shotgun sequence DNA harbors:
- the LOC104219997 gene encoding pentatricopeptide repeat-containing protein At4g02750, whose translation MVRDFKMRFRRLYSICSRSLKNEPATHLRAELPHRKSPKISGGEPPAKAKKVSSSDIVQWNRTITQHMRQGECDSALRLFDSMPAKSCVSWNAMISGYLSNGRLDLAQQLFDEMPQRDLVSWNIMLSGYIKSKNFGSAKILFDQMPVKDVVSWNALLSGYAQNGYIADAKRIFDMMPVKNEISWNGLLATYVQNGRIEEARKLFESKDYWPLVSWNCLLGGYLKKQLLAEARVLFDRMPVKDQVSWNTIISCYAQNDNLEEARKLFDESPIKDVFTWTSLLSGYVQNGMVDEARRIFHEMPEKNEISWNAMIAGYVQSKRMDLAREFFEAMPCKNVSSWNTMITGYAQNGDIVSARSLFHCMPCRDCISWAAIIAGYAQSGNSEEALRMFVEMKRNGGRINRSAFTCALSTCADIAAFELGKQIHGLLVKAGYHTGCYVGNALLAMYCKCGSIDEPYDVFEEIEEKDAVSWNTMIVGYARHGFGKQALQLFKSMKEAGFKPDDVTMVGVLSACGHTGLIDKGMEYFYSMGRDYGITANPKHYTCMIDLLGRAGRLNDAQNLMKDMPCEPDAATWGALLGASRIHGNTELGEKAAEMIFSLEPLNAGMYVLLSNLYAASGRWRDVSKMRLKMRDIGVRKMPGYSWVELQNQIHLFSVGDTMHPDNKKIYAFLEELELLMKQEGYVSATKLVLHDVDEEEKAHMLKYHSEKLAVAFAILNVPSGRPIRVMKNLRVCGDCHTAIKIISKIVGRLIIIRDNNRFHHFSGGVCTCGDYW comes from the exons ATGGTACGTGATTTCAAAATGCGCTTCAGAAGATTGTACAGCATTTGTTCGCGTTCACTGAAAAACGAACCGGCGACTCATCTCAGAGCAGAATTACCACACAGAAAAAGTCCCAAGATATCCGGCGGTGAACCACCGGCGAAGGCAAAAAAAGTCAGTAGCTCGGATATAGTGCAATGGAACAGGACCATCACCCAACACATGCGACAAGGAGAATGCGATTCCGCACTGCGCTTATTTGATTCCATGCCTGCCAAGTCCTGTGTATCCTGGAATGCAATGATATCTGGGTATTTGTCGAACGGCAGATTGGACCTCGCACAGCAATTGTTTGATGAAATGCCTCAAAGAGATTTGGTATCCTGGAACATTATGCTTAGTGGGTATATCAAGAGTAAGAATTTTGGGTCAGCTAAGATATTGTTTGATCAAATGCCTGTTAAAGATGTAGTTTCGTGGAATGCGTTGCTTTCCGGGTATGCCCAGAATGGATACATTGCTGATGCTAAAAGGATCTTTGACATGATGCCTGTGAAGAATGAAATCTCGTGGAATGGACTTCTGGCTACGTATGTTCAGAATGGGAGGATTGAGGAGGCGAGGAAATTGTTTGAGTCAAAGGACTATTGGCCGCTGGTTTCTTGGAATTGCTTGTTGGGCGGGTATTTGAAGAAGCAGTTATTGGCTGAGGCGAGGGTGCTTTTTGATAGAATGCCTGTGAAGGATCAGGTCTCATGGAACACAATAATTTCTTGTTATGCCCAGAATGATAATTTGGAGGAAGCGAGGAAGTTGTTCGATGAGTCCCCCATTAAAGACGTGTTTACGTGGACTTCACTGCTTTCTGGTTATGTACAGAATGGGATGGTAGATGAGGCTAGAAGGATTTTCCATGAGATGCCAGAGAAGAATGAGATCTCGTGGAATGCAATGATTGCAGGATATGTGCAGTCTAAGAGGATGGACTTGGCGAGGGAATTCTTTGAGGCAATGCCTTGCAAGAACGTCAGCTCTTGGAACACAATGATAACAGGCTATGCACAAAATGGGGATATCGTGAGTGCCAGAAGTTTATTTCATTGCATGCCTTGTCGTGATTGCATCTCTTGGGCAGCAATAATTGCTGGATATGCTCAAAGTGGCAATAGTGAGGAGGCATTGCGCATGTTTGTGGAGATGAAAAGAAATGGCGGGAGGATAAATAGGTCGGCATTTACTTGCGCTTTGAGTACATGTGCTGACATTGCTGCTTTCGAATTAGGAAAGCAAATACATGGACTGCTTGTCAAGGCTGGATATCACACTGGTTGCTACGTAGGAAATGCGCTCCTAGCAATGTACTGTAAGTGTGGAAGCATTGATGAGCCATATGATGTGTTCGAGGAAATAGAAGAGAAAGATGCTGTCTCTTGGAATACAATGATCGTTGGTTATGCAAGGCATGGTTTTGGCAAACAAGCTCTTCAACTATTCAAATCGATGAAAGAAGCAGGTTTCAAACCTGATGATGTCACCATG GTTGGTGTATTGTCTGCTTGTGGCCATACTGGCCTGATTGACAAGGGCATGGAATACTTTTACTCAATGGGTCGAGATTATGGAATAACTGCAAACCCGAAACACTATACTTGCATGATTGACCTTCTGGGTCGAGCTGGTCGCCTGAATGATGCTCAAAATCTAATGAAGGACATGCCATGTGAACCAGATGCTGCAACTTGGGGTGCTCTCCTTGGGGCAAGTAGGATCCATGGAAATACTGAATTAGGAGAAAAGGCTGCTGAAATGATTTTCAGTTTAGAGCCATTGAATGCAGGGATGTATGTCCTTCTCTCAAACTTATATGCAGCTTCTGGTAGATGGCGTGATGTTAGCAAGATGAGATTAAAAATGAGGGATATAGGTGTAAGGAAAATGCCTGGTTACAGCTGGGTTGAGCTGCAAAATCAGATTCATCTTTTTTCAGTCGGGGATACCATGCATCCAGACAACAAGAAAATATATGCTTTCTTGGAAGAATTAGAATTACTAATGAAGCAGGAGGGTTATGTCTCTGCCACGAAATTGGTCCTGCATGATGTGGATGAAGAGGAGAAGGCACACATGCTCAAGTATCATAGCGAAAAATTGGCTGTTGCCTTTGCAATTCTAAATGTACCATCTGGGAGACCAATTCGTGTGATGAAAAATTTAAGGGTTTGTGGAGATTGTCATACTGCTATCAAGATCATATCAAAGATTGTGGGGAGATTGATAATCATTCGGGATAATAACCGGTTTCATCACTTCAGTGGAGGTGTTTGTACCTGTGGAGACTATTGGTAG